A stretch of Chitinophaga caeni DNA encodes these proteins:
- a CDS encoding carboxylesterase family protein, producing MRFAIVTACCLWLFPGLQTVVAQRHQQKIDIKLSPVHTNQALLQLPDDYETSGESYPLIMFLHGKSKSGTSIWKLVLEGIPYWLDQGKRLDAVNPVDGKLYKFIVVCPQALEWGLHPDQVNYVLDQIIARYRVDTSRIYLTGYSAGGWATVMAITDNQKLTNRFAAAVPMSAADIDKRNLKQFNLVANANLHCWYFGGTDELHYLESVESYADSTNRYRPGLAQVTITPYKHCCWKELYDPSFKQEGMNIYEWMLQYKKE from the coding sequence ATGAGATTTGCAATCGTTACCGCTTGCTGTCTTTGGCTATTCCCCGGTTTACAAACCGTCGTGGCACAAAGGCATCAACAAAAAATTGATATCAAACTATCGCCGGTACATACTAACCAGGCCTTGTTGCAATTGCCAGATGATTATGAAACAAGCGGAGAAAGTTATCCCTTGATCATGTTCTTGCACGGCAAGAGTAAATCGGGTACCAGCATTTGGAAACTTGTATTGGAAGGTATTCCTTATTGGTTGGATCAAGGCAAACGCCTGGATGCGGTGAACCCGGTGGATGGGAAGTTGTATAAGTTTATCGTGGTTTGTCCGCAAGCCTTGGAATGGGGCTTACATCCCGACCAGGTGAATTACGTCCTCGATCAGATCATTGCCAGGTACAGGGTGGATACCAGCCGGATTTATTTAACGGGATATAGCGCCGGCGGCTGGGCCACGGTAATGGCCATCACCGATAATCAAAAGCTGACCAACCGCTTTGCTGCGGCAGTACCGATGTCGGCAGCCGATATAGACAAACGTAATTTGAAGCAATTCAACCTGGTGGCCAATGCAAATTTGCATTGTTGGTATTTCGGAGGTACAGATGAATTACATTACCTGGAATCCGTAGAGAGTTATGCCGACAGTACTAACCGCTACCGCCCGGGTTTGGCGCAAGTGACGATAACACCTTACAAGCATTGCTGCTGGAAAGAATTATATGACCCTTCTTTTAAACAGGAAGGTATGAATATCTATGAATGGATGTTGCAGTATAAAAAAGAGTAA
- the metK gene encoding methionine adenosyltransferase, translating to MPYLFTSESVSEGHPDKVADQISDALIDNFLAYDSSSKVACETLVTTGQVVLAGEVKSEAYLDVQDIAREVIRKIGYTKSEYMFEGNSCGILSAIHEQSPDINQGVDRQNPEDQGAGDQGMMFGYATKETENYMPLALDLAHKLLIELAAIRRENTDIQYLRPDAKSQVTIEYSDDNVPVRIDSIVISTQHDDFDEDTKMLEKINNDIINILIPRVKAQLKPSLQALFNDQITYHINPTGKFVIGGPHGDTGLTGRKIIVDTYGGKGAHGGGAFSGKDPSKVDRSAAYATRHIAKNLVAAGVCDEVLVQVSYAIGVAKPCGIFVNTFGTSKVNLKDGDIAKKIGEIFDLRPYAIEQRLKLRNPIYSETAAYGHMGRENKVVTKVFNTGKKNEKAVEVELFTWEKLDYVDKIKAAFNL from the coding sequence ATGCCTTACCTTTTTACTTCAGAATCTGTATCGGAAGGACATCCAGATAAAGTGGCCGACCAGATATCAGATGCATTGATCGATAATTTCTTAGCATACGATAGTTCTTCCAAGGTAGCTTGTGAAACATTGGTTACCACCGGGCAAGTTGTTTTGGCCGGGGAAGTAAAATCCGAAGCCTATCTTGATGTTCAAGATATCGCAAGGGAAGTGATCCGTAAAATTGGATATACCAAGAGCGAATATATGTTCGAAGGTAATTCTTGCGGTATCCTTTCCGCTATACACGAACAATCTCCTGATATCAACCAGGGTGTTGACCGCCAAAACCCTGAAGATCAAGGTGCGGGCGACCAAGGGATGATGTTCGGTTACGCTACCAAGGAAACCGAGAACTATATGCCCTTGGCCTTGGATTTAGCGCATAAATTATTGATAGAATTAGCCGCTATCAGGCGAGAAAATACAGATATTCAATACTTACGCCCGGATGCCAAGTCACAAGTTACGATTGAGTATTCCGACGATAATGTGCCGGTAAGAATCGATTCCATCGTGATTTCAACGCAGCATGATGACTTTGATGAGGATACCAAGATGCTGGAGAAGATCAACAATGATATCATCAACATCTTGATTCCAAGGGTAAAAGCCCAGTTGAAACCAAGTTTGCAAGCGCTGTTTAACGATCAGATCACTTACCATATCAACCCGACCGGCAAGTTTGTAATTGGCGGTCCTCATGGGGATACCGGTTTAACAGGTCGTAAAATCATCGTGGATACTTACGGTGGCAAAGGCGCTCATGGCGGTGGTGCATTTTCCGGGAAAGATCCTTCTAAAGTGGATCGCTCGGCTGCATATGCTACCCGTCATATCGCGAAAAACCTAGTAGCTGCCGGGGTTTGTGACGAGGTATTAGTACAAGTTTCTTATGCCATCGGCGTAGCCAAACCTTGTGGTATTTTTGTGAATACCTTCGGTACTTCCAAAGTGAACTTGAAAGACGGCGATATCGCTAAAAAGATTGGTGAAATATTCGATCTCCGTCCTTACGCGATAGAACAAAGGTTGAAATTACGCAACCCGATCTACAGCGAAACTGCTGCTTACGGTCATATGGGTCGTGAAAATAAAGTGGTTACCAAGGTATTCAATACCGGTAAAAAGAATGAGAAAGCCGTGGAAGTAGAATTGTTTACCTGGGAGAAGTTGGATTACGTGGATAAAATTAAAGCCGCTTTTAACTTATAG
- a CDS encoding TolC family protein: MKKALAVLLFVVSFMGVRAQVATDASKMAPPQKTIREKLVELALEGPTVRGTVAERKKAQDLVEREKARWLDYIVVSINMNEVSLNQYDKTELGNIYYPLWNVGINIPLGSFFGKSREVRMAKRGVEIADAQREVTERKLKALVLTKYEDFLMKQELLKLQNEIAADDYAAFTQAEQKFSTGTISYEAYSAASKTYNAELVKKIMYERDLQVVKLEIEEIIGTSFDELLQQYQR; the protein is encoded by the coding sequence ATGAAAAAAGCACTTGCTGTATTGTTGTTTGTTGTATCATTCATGGGTGTTCGTGCACAGGTCGCTACGGATGCTTCTAAGATGGCGCCGCCACAGAAAACCATCCGTGAAAAATTGGTAGAATTGGCATTAGAAGGTCCTACTGTTAGAGGTACTGTAGCGGAAAGAAAGAAAGCTCAAGACTTGGTAGAAAGGGAAAAAGCACGTTGGCTGGATTACATCGTCGTGAGCATTAACATGAACGAAGTATCATTGAACCAATATGACAAAACGGAACTGGGTAATATTTACTACCCGCTTTGGAACGTTGGGATCAACATTCCCCTGGGAAGCTTCTTCGGTAAATCCCGCGAAGTTAGAATGGCTAAAAGAGGCGTTGAGATCGCTGATGCTCAAAGGGAAGTTACTGAAAGGAAACTGAAAGCCTTGGTATTGACAAAGTACGAAGACTTCTTAATGAAACAAGAGCTGCTCAAGCTTCAGAATGAAATTGCTGCTGATGATTACGCCGCATTTACTCAAGCCGAGCAGAAATTTTCTACCGGGACAATTTCCTACGAAGCCTACAGTGCCGCATCCAAAACGTACAATGCAGAACTTGTTAAGAAAATTATGTACGAGCGTGACTTGCAAGTAGTGAAATTGGAGATCGAGGAGATCATCGGTACCAGTTTCGATGAATTGTTGCAACAATACCAACGCTAG
- a CDS encoding DUF4270 family protein, whose protein sequence is MKIKFSYLSCLAIIAFGLVSFSGCTESTILGSDLIPGTDKVNVRDTTITNLIVNNVLRTDSTVFTGGPSNVNIVIGSITDDNVFGKSHGIAYAQFDLPSDTFRFKGSGVTIDSAILYIPYSGFYGDSMANLSFKVVQMNEPTFKADSSYRYFHQLGINNSVVWGNTTVNALQCRDSAFIYGTSTMGPSLKIPLNNTFKQLFLSQSNNGAAEFDTDSTFRLWMNGLALVPDTAVNGRTLLYLSMSGAKISFQYKNSEEDSLVAHFGFSIYDCGHQNFFARNYSGSQAANYINTGKASGDSLIFLQEAPGIYANLQIPGLENFPANAAINQAELVINQASINMDPNANIYTAPDNLMLYKYANQAMDSLGYVVDYGNPSSPNTSFGGQKTVISNVGGVEIVQYKFNIARYMQLLLKGSETNYGFRLIASSPYEVDSRRVVVGGSGEQNNTSMHVRIIYTKQ, encoded by the coding sequence GTGAAGATCAAATTCAGTTACCTGAGCTGTCTTGCGATAATCGCTTTCGGACTAGTATCTTTCTCCGGCTGCACTGAGTCAACTATCTTAGGTAGTGACCTCATCCCCGGTACCGATAAAGTGAATGTACGCGATACCACTATTACCAACTTGATTGTCAACAATGTTCTCAGGACGGATTCTACCGTATTTACGGGTGGCCCATCTAATGTGAATATCGTGATCGGCAGTATTACGGACGACAATGTTTTCGGTAAGTCACACGGCATAGCTTATGCCCAGTTCGATTTACCTTCCGATACTTTCCGGTTTAAAGGCAGCGGTGTAACCATCGATTCGGCCATACTGTATATCCCGTACTCCGGGTTTTACGGTGACTCCATGGCCAACCTTTCTTTCAAGGTTGTTCAAATGAATGAACCGACATTCAAAGCGGATTCCAGCTACCGTTATTTCCATCAACTTGGTATCAATAACAGCGTGGTATGGGGTAATACAACGGTGAATGCCTTGCAATGCCGCGACTCTGCTTTCATTTATGGTACCAGCACCATGGGGCCTTCGTTGAAGATCCCGTTAAACAATACATTCAAGCAATTATTCCTGTCGCAATCTAATAACGGGGCGGCGGAATTTGACACGGACTCCACTTTTAGGCTCTGGATGAACGGCCTGGCCTTGGTACCTGATACCGCGGTGAATGGCAGAACATTGCTGTACCTCTCTATGAGCGGGGCAAAAATTTCTTTCCAATATAAAAACTCGGAAGAAGATTCCCTCGTGGCTCATTTTGGCTTCAGCATTTACGACTGCGGTCACCAGAACTTTTTTGCACGGAATTATAGCGGTTCACAAGCCGCTAATTATATCAATACCGGGAAAGCTTCCGGCGATAGCTTGATCTTTTTGCAAGAGGCGCCGGGTATTTATGCCAATTTGCAAATCCCGGGTTTAGAGAACTTCCCGGCTAATGCCGCCATTAACCAAGCCGAGTTGGTAATCAACCAGGCTAGTATCAATATGGATCCTAACGCCAACATTTATACAGCTCCCGATAACCTGATGCTCTATAAATATGCTAACCAAGCGATGGATAGTTTGGGTTACGTGGTGGATTATGGAAATCCATCCAGCCCTAATACGAGTTTCGGTGGTCAAAAAACCGTCATTTCTAATGTTGGTGGGGTGGAAATCGTTCAATATAAATTTAATATTGCGCGGTATATGCAACTACTGTTGAAAGGTTCGGAAACGAATTACGGGTTCCGCCTGATAGCTTCATCTCCTTACGAGGTTGATTCACGCCGCGTTGTAGTGGGAGGTAGTGGTGAGCAGAATAACACTAGCATGCACGTACGAATTATTTATACGAAACAATAA